A stretch of DNA from Sugiyamaella lignohabitans strain CBS 10342 chromosome B, complete sequence:
TGCTGAGGTGAGGTCCGTGACTGACCCTTATGATGATCATGACGCCCCCATTGAAACTATTAGGTAAGGTTCCTGAATGATCTTCATGATCGACAATGCAGCCACTAACGAATTTAGGTCATACGCAGTAGGAATTGTGTTTGTGATAATCGGTTGTTTCATTAACTGTTTCTTTGAACCACGTCAACCGAGTATTTCAATCTCCCTTGGAGTACTGCAAATTTTCATTGCAATTTTTGGGAGATTGTTTGCTCTCATCATGCCTAATTGGGGGTTCACTTTGTTTGGCACGAAATGGCGGTTGAATCAAGGTCCATGGACGGTAAGTAGATAAGCTATTCTATCATGCTCAAGATTATCCTAAGATTCAGTTGGATAGAAGTGGCTGACCGTTATCACATGCTAACACTACATTTGTAGTTCAAAGAACAGATGTTTGCTTCTATAATTGTCAGCTCGGGGGCAACCTACCCCTACGCATTCTGGAACATTATGGTGCAAAAACTTTACTACCACAATGACTGGGTTTCTGTTGGTTATCAGTTCCTCTCTGTTCTTTCTACCCAATTTattggatttggatttgcAGGTGTTCTGCGAAAGTTTGTCATCTATCCTACAAGGGCAATGTGGCCGACCGTGCTTCCAACTATTGCGTTGAATAGAGCGTTGGTTTCTGAGGAGTCCAAAATCGCAGTGAATGGATGGAAGATTTCAAAATTCAAGTTTTTTTGGATGTTTTTCATCGGTAGTTTCTGCTATTTCTGGATACCGGGATATCTCTTTTCGGCCTTGTCTAACTTTGATTGGATGGTCTGGATCAAGCCTGACGACCTACTACTGAATACTATTACTGGTTTCTACGGCTTGGGAATCAATCCAATAACAACATTTGATTGGAATATTATTTCTTTTAACTCTCCCCTTGTCTGGCCCTTTTATACGCAACTCAATGCATACATCGGAACAGCTATTGCTGgatgtattattattccTGCTGTGTATTACACCAATTATAAGTGGACAGCGTATATTCCAATTAATACCAACTCCCTATACGCAAATGACCAAACTCCTTACGACGTCACTCAAGTATTAGATTCCAAAGGATTGTTTTCAGATGAACTCTATCAAAAATACTCACCTCCTTATtattctgctgctaattTAGTTGTGTATGGAGCCTTTTTTGCCATATACCCTTACGCTGTTATCGACCAAACTCTTTCTAATTGGACCGGTATAAAAGGAGCATTCATTGATGTTTACAAGGGGCTAATTGATAGAAAGAGGTCAAATTTTCACAACCAGAAGGATGGATTTAGTCAATGCATGTCACACTATAAAGAAGTTCCTGATTGGTGGTTTTTTACAGTTCTGCTTATTTCTCTTGTTCTCGGAATCATCTTTGTAGAGATTTACCCCACAAATACTCCAGTATGGGGAATATTTTTTGCTCTCGGTATTAACTTTGTGTTCTTAATCCCTCTTACTTTGATCTATTCGTCCACTGGTTTTAGTTTTGGTCTCAATGTACTAGTTGAACTTATTGTAGGATATGCCCTTCCAGGTAATGGTATTGCATTGATGATTATCAAGACATATGGATATAACATTGATGGACAATCAGAAAGTTATTTGAGTACACAGAAAATGGCCCATTACACGAAGATTCCTCCAAGAGCTATATTCAGAGCAATGATACTTGCTACGTTCATACAGTgttttgttagtattgGAGTTGTGAACTTCCTGATTCATAAGGTCGATGGAATCTGTAACTATGAAATCCAAAGCACTAAGGAGAAGTTCCTCTGCCCTAGTGAGAAAACATACTACAGTTCTTCAGTAATTTGGGGTGTTATTGGACCTAAATTGGTTTTCAAGAGTATATATCCTATACTGAAATGGTGCTTCCTTATTGGGGCTCTCATCCCTGCCCCTATATGGTATGCGAAGAAGAGATTCCCTAAACAACTCAAATATTTCCACCCCGTGATTGTTATTGGAGGTTTCCTAAACTATGCTCCATATTCCCTTGCGTTTTATACACCAGGTATATTTGCAAGTTATGCGTTTATGGTGCACATCAGAAGAAGGTATTTCGGATGGTGGGAACGTTACAACTATGTGCTTACTTCTGCTCTCACAGCTGGTGTGGCATTGTCCGCAATTATTATCTTCTTTGCAGTACAATATCATCCAAAGTCTGTCTCTTGGTGGGGAACAGAGGGGTATGCTAATAATACAGATTTGGGTCTCGGAGGTGCCCCGCGGTTGACTCTTGCAGAAGGAGAGATATTTGGTTTCCCCTACGGACAGTTCCCTACTAATTCGTAGAAATTTATGATGGTAATCTTTTTATATGATATGTATTAATGCAATTTACGATATAAATATAGGCAAAGGGGTGCTACAATCATGTGTAATTCGACTCGAGCCAGCGAACTGCTTCTGATTCATTGCCTTTGGCTTGTTCGATAGCCCTCGCACATGAAGCATCAGAAAATATGCCATTCTGGGATTGGAACTGAACAAACAGCTTTCGCTTAGTGGCAGTTTCATCAacacaaaaccaaaacttCTTATTGGCGGACTCAGCCATTAAAAACTTGACATCAGTAGACATAATCTCAGCTATAGACCTTTTTTTGGGTCTTGTCGAAGCGCAGTGCTCGTTCATACACCACGGTTTTCCGCATCCTCGTGTGAGCTGGATAACATACCTTCGCTCTATCCGCTGTTTAAGCTTAGAACCGTCTGAATCAAGAAGAGTGGAATGCAACGGTCCGTAACAAATTCCACAAAGCCCCAGAACATTAGATGAGGTCGAAGTGATCAAGCGCGGACAATTTGCATTCGAGCACAATATGGGAGCCGGTTCTCTCAAACGATCTAGTCTATGAAACTCAAGATGGGTTTGCAGTTCTTTGAGTCTAACTACTCGTTTACAGATTTCACAATCAGTAGTTCTATTGCCACAGTATGACTCATGTCCAGTCAACCCTTGCAGAAAATCTGCAGCCGAAGCTAACTCTTGTGGAAGTAATATGTGGCAGAATCTACAAATGTGCAGCTTTGCTGGACAATTAGTAGCTCTATGCTGAGACAGTAGAATATGATTTGCATGATCTGAACCGCATCCTGGACAACTCATGGCAGTGTGGAACCAGTCCGAATGAAGCTTTTTAGAGAATTCTGAATCACCACTTGTATTATGATCGTGGCAGTGCCAATGAGTAGTTGGGATGCCCTCACGGCGAGAAAAAACCCTCCCACAGCCTTCTGGACATAGAATATTGTTGCGTTCGCAGAATGCAACATGCCGAGCAAATGAATGGATAGAAATCATCTGTAAACAATTGGTACATTTAGAAGTGTTTGAACTTGACTCCTGACCAGAATCAACATAGTTTACTGCCTCCGTTTTAGCTTGAATAACGAAAGATGCCGGTGTTTGGTAGCTGATAACTTTGACGTAAAATATAGCCTGTAATGATGATTGATTAAGATTACGATACTTCTCTAGAAACGGGTCATCTGAAGAAACTGTTAGGGATGTACCGGGAGAATTCAAATTCGACCATAGAAACGAGTCAGGAGAAATGTTTGCTTCCTCCAAACCCATGAACATCACCAAAGATGAGCTGTCATCAACTGATATATTGTCGAGTGAGACCTCCAATGGTAGAGAGTTATCATTGATGTCATATGCAACTGAGAAATAAGCAACTTCACTAGGCTGTAGACCCTTCACATTTACTGGATGCTCGTTTACTGACAAAGGTATTGGATCCCGTCGACCGGCAACTGACGATTGATTAGAGTTCTGTCCACGTATAGATCCACTGACCGTCTCCCTTGATCCATTCGAATTTCCATCGTTTACTTCAATTACTTCCAAATCTAAATCTGTATCAATGATGCAGACAGCATGTGAATTATTTGTAGGTTCGAGCTTTTCTATCGTAAAATCAATGTTTTTGCCAGGTAAAGATGGGTGAGAAACCGTTAGAACATCACCTTTTGTCAAAGCTGTGAACGAGCCATGAAGCCTGGATTCTAGCAATGATTTCCAGTCAACATTTTCTACTAGCTCGCCAGTGCTGCTAGTTTTTAAAGTCAGACTAGTTCCTTTTGGTAACGATACCAGATTGATGAACAGTATATCATTTGAGTTCTGTAGACCTAAATTCCGCGCAACCACTGCTGGAACTTGCACAGTACCCTCCTCTGCTGAAAATTCCCTGACTCCGACGTGAGTTACTTTCTTATTCAAAGGATTCGTCAGTTTGAACAGAAGAGGCGATGGCAACAAGCCTGCATCATTTGAAATTTGAGACAGAAGACTCTCTAAAGTTGAAGGTGGCAACAAGATTTTGTCAGTATGGGAAGATTGTGAAATGGTTGACGACAACGGCGGAGTTGAGAACCGACTGGCTGATCTATCACTAACCTGTTCTTCAGGTAAAAAAACCTTCAGCCTGCTTGACCAAACAATTGGCAAAATATCCGTCATTGTATAATGAAATGTGTTAGTGTTTTCGTAAAAACGAAACAAGCTCCCGTCAGCTAGCCTTTGGTAACTCGTACTTTTATAGCCATAGGCGTAATTATAAATCAACTTCGAATGTCTTCTTTCGCTATTTAGAAGGCGAACTGTATTACATAACAATGCACATCGTCGATCACGGGACCCTGATTGCATTTGCCGAATGGAGTCAAACTCGCGCAGGAACCGAGTGTTGAGATGTTTGATCCCAATATCCATTTCATATCTACATATCTACATTTCACATTAAAGTCGTATatatcttttctttctatAAACCATCAGAAAGAATGTTAAAGGAAGCAGGATTCGAAACGTCAGCCTCACCTTGTTGACCAGTGTAATCTATAAAGCCATCAAAGAAATACGTTGATATATCTGACATGAACTCAGCTTTTGCAACCGGGCTAGTTTGTGTCTGAATATAATTATCAATGTATTTTCCGCACAATCGATCGATAACCTCCAAGAACCGCAAAGCGAGTCTATTGTCTGCAGAGAGCGAGCATAACACTGCTTTCgttttttcaatatcatcaaacCAGGCTGGACTGTTTTCAGACGTAGGGTCGGcgcaaaaacaaataagtGGAATCATACAAGCTTGAAACAGGAAAAACACAGCATACCAGACGGAAATACTCGACAATTGCCCCGTGCTAACAAATTCTTCGACTGAAAGAATGGTTTGGTGAGCATTCTGAAGACATATCGTTTTGCATTGAAGTTCCGCTTCGCTTGTTGGTGTCGAACTAGATGTATCATTTTGAGAGTTTGTGGACAATATTGTCTGAACAACAAAAGGTCTGAACATAATAATACGAAGGTTTTTATATCTCCAATGAAGGCGATATCTTGACAAGATTAGGCCTGCGATTGTTGCATCATTCAATTGACTTCCAGCTGTGTAGTGAGATATGGGAGGGCCATTCTCTGCAAACCAAGGAGGAATATCCCTTATAAATGTGTCGATCTGCTTATCCATTTCGAGAACCTCCTCGGCACTAGGAATAGGCTTTGATATAAGTCTATTGTAGAGAGAACTTGTTTGAACTGTAAATTTAGATTGTGCTATCATTCCCGAGTAGATCGTTGGTCTGTCGCGTTCAACTGGTGTGATTGTGCTCAGCGCTGTCAAATCAGACTCATCTATGTTCATCGGTAGCTTTGAATCAATAGTTGAGATTTCCGGGAGATTAATTGGACGGCCAAATGTTACTGATGCACCGGcatcaaaaatataaagCCCCCACCACAAACGCCTGCGCATTTCTTGCTTTAAAAGACCACTTTTCCATCCTGGGAATTCTCGGTACATACCCAAACCAAGTGCCATTCTTACTGCCAAACCAAGATAATTCCAGCTAGTATTTGGCTTATTCCTTTTTTGAATATAGTTAGTCAACAGGGTCAGAGCGACCAACAATGAAAGGCTACCTGTTTCAAGAATATTGGAGTTAATAAGACCCTTGGCGTTTTGATAGAAAGTCAAATCAGCACTCCCTTGTTCACTATTTAGGCACCAAGCACCCAGCGCCAATACTGTATTAAGTAGAACCTCCCATACATCTTCTCTGGGTTTAGGCGCTCTCCCTTCGTAGATGCTTCGGAAAGTTTCTTCATGCATAAATGGATAAGAAGTGTGATAGAATGTGAAATAAGCGTCCACTATAGTGTTCGTCATATACCCTCCGACAAGGGCTGTGTCAAGTTTAGATATCGTTGGGTCCCTTGTATCTTGATCTGTCTGTCTGGGTGGAACCGTAAGATCCCAGGGATCAATCTTCAATGCTCGAAGTAATACCGAACCTGATGCGATGCCGAAGTAGCCCGTTCCTTGAGGATTGATAGATAATGCCGCCATTCCATCTGATAGATCGTTTCCCCAaacatcttcttctatCCAGTCAAATCCATCTGCTTCCTCGGGTATGTCTTCACTAGGCTCGGTTGGCCTATGAGCAGGTGACATGATTATACTATTCGGTGTGGTAGTTAAAGAGTTCGGTGCTGAGCCACTTGTTATTGAACTGCTCAGGTGTGTAGTAACCGACGGGGACGTTTCTTCCTTGATTCGCATAGAGCTTATTGAGTTTGAACTTTTAAGTGAAGAACCACTAAACACATGACTCTGTCTGGATATAAGTTTATCAATGTCATCATTCGGCAACAACTCGTGAAGAACCGCTTCAAGTTTCCGACAGCGATCTTCCATCTTCGTCAAATAGCTCCGCGTTAGAGGAGACCGCATTGTCCTCGGCGAATAGGAACATTCTCGGCCATACTGAACACATTTACTACATGCCGGTAATTCCTTGGTGCATTTTAATTTACGGACTCGGCATGAGTCGCATGCTTGTTCAATATCTTTATCAGCCTGAATTTTGGCTTTGCTTGGCTTGTTGAACGATGCCGACATATTCCAATAATCAAATGGTAAAGATATTTGACTACTCCTTAATTTAACTTCATAACCTTGTTGACTTCACTGCTTACTATATTATTGAACCTGTTGATAATGCCAATTTTGTCGCTTTGCTTTCTAAAGTAATGTCACCTGATATGCGTTTCATTATTTGTCACATGACTGCTTTACAATCTAATGaattgacgaagaagagatatttattaaagaaacagaaattaaataattaaaaatataaataaaataagaaGCGGGTTGTCAGCTAAGAGATTCACATCAATTGAAATGAAATTGATTGCCTGCCGGTCCATGATTTAGAGATGGCCAGGTTCCACCTGAGCTGGCCGAGCATGGACCATTTCAGCTGAAGCTGTATGTACAGCATTTGGTGCAGTTACAGTTGCGTTCTGAGAAGCGGGCACTTGAGCTTTGTTAGCTCCACCCCCAAGCCAGTGATGCTTTTCCGATGTCGTAGATTGTCCGTTTTTTTGCAGGTTTTCAAGACCccttttcttcaagaaCTTTTCCAACAGGGCTGAATTCCGTGTGTTCGATTTATATACCGCAGCTGCTAGGTCACCAGCAACAGGGACAAAACCAAGTCCGGCATCAGCAACTAAATTGGCCATCATTTTTGATCTTTCCCAGTTTGGTAAACCCCCATCAATCTTTTCACATTTGTTTATCGTCTGAAGACCCAAATAAAGATTAATGGCCCATCCAATGAATGGGATAAGGCCAATCAAGACAGTAATACCACAGTTAAACCCACAAAGGTTGAATACAAGTTCATAATAGTATGCTCTGCGTTTCACAGCTTTTAGAACATTGATGTCGTTATTGGACAATCCTTTCGGAATTTCCTTCTTGACCTTTTTGCTTGTGACTTTGCCCTTTGTGTCAGTTTCTTCTACTATAAAATAATAGGGGTCTTCCGCTCCAAAAGCATGTTGTAATTCCTTTCCAACAAAATGGTTGATAAGTTTAGAAGTCATTTCTATCGAGTTGTTTGCAAGTCGAGGCAATAGAATATTGTGTTTCTATAGTGAAACTGATGAACAAACAAGCCTCCCATTTATATTTCGATCAGCCTCATCAAGGCGCTTTAGATTGCTAGACCGATGGGGCTTTATGCGTCTTGATCAACCAGGGTCTAGTGCCGATAATCCCACCGAGCTTAAACATATTTGCTGTGTAGAAAAAAGTAAGCCCTACGTGGGGGTCGAACCCACAACCTTGTGATGACTTTTATCTTCATACAGAAGTAAGTAAGAGTCACACGCTCTACCGATTGAGCTAGCAAGGCCAATTGTTGATTTTATCCAACTTTGTATACATTGCTACTGGATCACATTAGTAGTTTTAAAACTATATATGGACAAATTATAACGATAAAGTTTCTATCAGCTTCATATTACTGTGAAATATCACTTCAGTTTCCTTGATAGTTCTCAAAAGGACTCAAATTTGGCTGAAAGTACTTTGAACTGCCAATATGGAGTGATGCAGGACGAAAGTTTGAGACTGCGGTTTTTTCCCCTGAAGGTTTACGACCCGGTAGCTAGACCGTCTTCCCGTGTACTGGCTGAAAATATCGAAAGTATTCTTGATATTCAAGGGGCTTTCAATGGCATCCAATATACTGCAATCAAAATAGCCAAAGTAAACAGCCTGCAATCATGTACATACGAGTTATCCTCCTGGTGACAGATAAATGATGGGCTTCGAAATTATTGAGTTGTATTAATTATGAATATAATATGACTTTAAACATGATTCATCGGTTGATATCTAGAGAGCCGTATTCAGAGCCCCGACAGCTGCAATGTTCGCTTCGTAAATCTTGTTCTCATTAAACAGAAACATCCTGCCCGGGTCGGTAAAACAGAAATTAGCAACTCCACCTTTGATCAAGATTTTTCCAATTAAAACTCCATCACAATTCCAGACGTGTATACCGTCTATACAACCGGCATAGACATTACCTTTAGTATCACATTTTATGCCATCTGGAGCTCCACAATCAGCATACGCAAATACTCGTCTGTTCACAAGAGTATAAGGGGCACTTGTAATGAGGGAGTGTGGTGATTTGACAATGTCAAATGCATAAAtagttgctgctgcatcGTGAGACGTTCCACCTACTCCATTGTATATTTGGGTATCAGTTATGTAACATGTTCTATTATCAAACGAAAATGATATTCCATTTGGTTTATGGATCCCGTCTGCAACAACTCTCACAGAACCATTTTTGGGGTCGAAACAGTAGACTTGATTAGGTAGCATTTTTACAGATCGAAGACCCTGGACATGACCGTAATTAGGATCTGTGAACCAAACGGAGCCGTCCAAAGGGTATATTACAACGTCGTTAGGCGAATTGAATGGCCTTCcataaaaattattaagAAGTGGCTGCGAGCGATGTGATTCAAGTTCCATTAAGACCAAGCTTCCAGGGGTATCTCCCTGACCTTGACAGCATAGCAATACACCTCCTTTGTAATTCGTGGCACCATTAGGAGTTAAAATCTTAGGTAAAGTCCACATATTCTCCCATTCATAACATCCGTTGTCTTTTTCCTTATCAATTAGTAGTCTAGATATTCtgatctgtttctgtttccCTTCATTTTTATGCTGTTGGAATTGATTAGAGGTGAAGTAAACCTCCCGTCTAGAAGGAATCCATACCCCTGCTTCGTGGGCAAACGGATAGCTATCCTCTTGTGCGACAACTCGAAGTGAAGGATTCTGGCCCAAGAGTTCAGTGAACTCTGCACTATAGGATACAAATGGCTTTTCTAAAGAAAGCTTAGTGAACGCCGGTGGATCAGCTCCACGATTTATAGAGCGCGGATCTACGACAGCATTTGAAACTGCATCAACATACAAGACATTCGGGAGTATTGGGGCCATCCTTGAGAATATAGCTCACGGTTGCAGATGCTAGTATCATACCCACATTCTAAACGTGTCATagattgtttttttatattatagGACAGATGGGCAGCAATTTAGATTGCTACCATTCAATCACCTAAGTGTGCATTTAGATGCAGGGACAAATATGTGTTTATGCATGCGTCGAGTAGTACAGTGATTTTTCGGGACAAATGAGGGCTAAAACCTCTACCAAACTCATCATCTCAAGTTTCCGCGTGATACTTTCCGGCCCAGAAGCTTGACTGGTTTTGAGTTTAAACGCTTTGAATAAGGATGCTAATCTTAAGAAAGTTTGATTAGCCCCACTCTAAGCTTGAAAGATACGCAACGAGATTCAACGATAGCTTTTAGTCCAAATCAACTACCAATAACTGAGCACATATCTCAATTAGATATAATTGCCAACTACACTGGCTTATGCAGCAGGACAGGTATCCTTTGTAAGACTCCGACCAATGTGGGCCTCAATGAGTTTCCTTTTTCAGTATCCTCTTATCCTGCTTTGTGCGTGGCTGTATATCGTTTCTATAAAAACGTGTCTTGTCTTGGCTTGACAGGTAGGAGCATACGTTTCCATGTCCTTATCGAAACTAGCCTTGCATGAAATTGTTTTAGGAATGTCAGATTTATCCGTAGTTCGAATTATCTCATGCTAGCCACTGATATGTTTGGGAATAGATCGCCCAGGGTTGGTTGATCACCGCCATACGACCTATTTTTGTTGGGATGCTGACCCACTAAAAACTGAGCAGTTCGCTTGGCACTTTGGGCAGCAAACACGGGTTGTCTAGTTCTCTGGATGGTATTAACTTTTTAAATAGTGCTGACAAGACAGAAAGTTGGTTTAAAATAGTGATCGCACTTCATGTGTTAAAGTCAGGAGTTAAATGTGTGCCTTATCTTGTTCACATCGCTATCTACCGTTCTCGTATGACTGCAGCGCGTTATATGTCGATCATGCATCTCAAGTAGTATATCTAAGATTAGCTCATGGCGTTTTAAACAACATGCTTTTTTTCGCCTGAATGATACATACTTATAAGGGTTAATAGGGAACTCACAAATTCCTACTAGATAGCTCTTGTTAGGAACAGTTGTATTGTGCTAAAATGGTTAGCTTCATTCAGCCCCTTCGTTCCTAGTGCTGTTAGTTATAACACAGTGCTTCTTTCTATTTTTAAATGAGCAGATGCCCAATTTCAGCTTCATAAGATAATTCTCTAAAAACTCATCGAGCCTGGGTTCTAAATCACTCTTTAAAGGAACACGCATTCGTTTCAGCAAACCGATTTTCTTGAACTCTTGTTTAGTTATTAGTGACTCCAACATGTTCAACGCGAGAAAAGCGCTCCGTTCCACATATTCATCAATAGTCATTGTTGGCCTATTCTTTGTGGCTGCCAGCCTATGGGACTTTCACAGCAAAAGGCATTCCATGGACTGCTGGACAGGCCAAGCCATCATCGAAAAGTCACAAAATCAGCCTGCCTTCCTTATCGAAACGCCTGACAACTTTATTCAGAAACCATTGAGTCGACAAAAAACAGGATACGATGAAGGAAGTAGATATCAGGCTTC
This window harbors:
- the OPT2 gene encoding Opt2p (Oligopeptide transporter; member of the OPT family, with potential orthologs in S. pombe and C. albicans; also plays a role in formation of mature vacuoles; GO_component: GO:0016021 - integral component of membrane [Evidence IEA]; GO_component: GO:0016021 - integral component of membrane [Evidence ISM] [PMID 12192589]; GO_component: GO:0005887 - integral component of plasma membrane [Evidence IC] [PMID 9643541]; GO_component: GO:0016020 - membrane [Evidence IEA,IEA]; GO_function: GO:0015198 - oligopeptide transporter activity [Evidence IDA,ISS] [PMID 9643541]; GO_process: GO:0006857 - oligopeptide transport [Evidence IDA,ISS] [PMID 9643541]; GO_process: GO:0015833 - peptide transport [Evidence IEA]; GO_process: GO:0015031 - protein transport [Evidence IEA]; GO_process: GO:0055085 - transmembrane transport [Evidence IEA]; GO_process: GO:0006810 - transport [Evidence IEA]; GO_process: GO:0042144 - vacuole fusion, non-autophagic [Evidence IMP] [PMID 19767828]), which encodes MWPTVLPTIALNRALVSEESKIAVNGWKISKFKFFWMFFIGSFCYFWIPGYLFSALSNFDWMVWIKPDDLLLNTITGFYGLGINPITTFDWNIISFNSPLVWPFYTQLNAYIGTAIAGCIIIPAVYYTNYKWTAYIPINTNSLYANDQTPYDVTQVLDSKGLFSDELYQKYSPPYYSAANLVVYGAFFAIYPYAVIDQTLSNWTGIKGAFIDVYKGLIDRKRSNFHNQKDGFSQCMSHYKEVPDWWFFTVLLISLVLGIIFVEIYPTNTPVWGIFFALGINFVFLIPLTLIYSSTGFSFGLNVLVELIVGYALPGNGIALMIIKTYGYNIDGQSESYLSTQKMAHYTKIPPRAIFRAMILATFIQCFVSIGVVNFLIHKVDGICNYEIQSTKEKFLCPSEKTYYSSSVIWGVIGPKLVFKSIYPILKWCFLIGALIPAPIWYAKKRFPKQLKYFHPVIVIGGFLNYAPYSLAFYTPGIFASYAFMVHIRRRYFGWWERYNYVLTSALTAGVALSAIIIFFAVQYHPKSVSWWGTEGYANNTDLGLGGAPRLTLAEGEIFGFPYGQFPTNS